Part of the Bacillus cabrialesii genome is shown below.
GGGCAGCGGTTCGCGGGGAGCGATGTCCCGGTAGCCTTGAAAAGCAGGCTTTGCCAGATCGCCTGCCACTCTCATTTTTAAATCTTGAAATCCCTTTAACCCGAGTGATTTGCAGAGCCTGATGACGGCAGCGTCACTTGAATTGGCTAAGGCGCTGATTTCGCTGACTGTGCTTTCTATCGCTTTGTGAGGATGAGTTAGGATGTAATCTGCAAGTTTACGCTCGGATGGAGGGAGCTTGTGCTTCATTGATTGGATGATGGCTAAACCGCCTGCTGCCATTCGTAGTCTCTCCTTATCATGACTGGTAATTTTCGATTGCTTTGTCTATAAAACCGTTTGCTTCATTAAGCAATGTCTTAGCTTGTTCCTGATCTGCGCTTGTTTTGAGCATGACGATTGCCGTTTTGACGTGATGATTGGCTTGTTCCAGTGTGTTTCTGGCTGTTTTGTATGAAGCATTTGTGAGGCTTTGAATGATACTGATGGCGCGTTCTTTTAGTTTTATGTTGCTGACGTTGACGTCTACCATCAAGTTTTCGTAAACTTTTCCGATTTTGACCATTACAGCGGTGGATATCATGTTTAGAATCATTTTATGAGCGGTTGCCGCTTTCATACGTGTTGATCCTGTAATGGCCTCGGGTCCGACGACAACCTCAATGCTGTAATCGGCATCCTTGCTGATGGCGGAATTTTCATTACTGGTAAGGGCGATGGTGTGTGCTCCGACTTTACGGGCGTATGTTAGGGCGCCTGTGGCATAAGGTGTGCGGCCGCTTGCTGCGATGGCGATGACGGTGTCATTTGAAGTGAGTTGTATGTTTTTTAAATCCTCTGCGCCTGCTTCTTCACTGTCTTCAATGCCCTCTGCAGCCTGCAAAAATGCTTTGGGGCCGCCAGCCATGATTCCAATGACCTGATCTGGGCTTACGCTGTAGGTGGGAGGACATTCAACAGCGTCCATGACACCGAGCCTGCCGCTTGTACCGGCGCCTGTGTATATGAGCCGGCCTCCATTTTGAAACGAGTCATACGCACAGTCTACAGCTGTTTTGATATCGGGGAGAACCTGCTGAACGGCGGCAGCGACTTTCATATCTTCGTTGTTAATCATTTGGAGGATGCCGAGAGTGGTTGCTTTGTAGATTCCCGCTGTTTGGCTATTGCGTGATTCCGTTGTAAGACGGTGCAGGTTTAATGGTTCTGACATGAGGATGCCCCCTGTTTTAAATTAATATATCTTAATATTCAGTATATTCGTTTCTGTCATGATATTTCAACTGTGTTTTATATTTTTGAAATTTTATTTCACTCAAGACGATAAGAAATAATGAAGAATTAGCTGTTCTCCAAGCGGGCCGATTCTTCGCCGTCCTTTATCAAGGAACCCGCTTTTCATATAAAGGTGTTTTGCGCGTGTGTTCAGATGATTGACAGCCAAGATCATTTCATCGCACCATGGAAAATAACCGCTCACAAAAGCGGGAAGCTTAAGCATAGCCTTTTTTGCATAGCCTTTTCCTTGATGCACAGCGTTTAAAGACAGGGAACTGAGCAGTAAAGCAAATGGATTGTTAGAATAGGGCGCAAGCGTTTCTTTTGATGTATGTAAAATGAAAAAACCGACTGGCAGATCGTCTTTTAAGATGACAACCGGATATCGGTCCTGCATGCCCAGAGCCTGAGACAGCACCTCATTGGGGAGAGAGGTAAAGCGTTTGTCATCATTGTTTAGCGTGAATGATTGAAGCTCAGGCAAGTGTTCAGGCTTATAGAAGGATAAAGAAATGTCTAGAGTCATGTGGCGGCCTCCTTACAATATGTCGTCTAGCTGATTTTCTGAAATGACGCGGTAGCCTGCTTGTTTTAACAATGCGGCGGTTACCCCGTTGCCGGTGATTTTTCTGCCGGAGAATGTGCCGTTATAAATAAAACCGCTTCCGCACGATGGACTGTTTTCTTTTAAGATGACGGCTGAGGCATTGATTTCTTTTGCGTAAGCTAATGTTTTCAAGGCGCCTTTCATATATAAATCTGTTACATCTTCTCCTGAAGCTGTCACGATTTTTGCGGTGCCATTGAGAACATCCTCGCCGGTGCCTCCGATGATTTCTGCAGGTTCACGGGGAGTTGAGAAGCCGCCGAGAAGCTCAGGGCAAACCATGACGGCTTTATTTTCATCGACGAGTTTTCTGATATTCTCTGACGCTGCGTGAGAGCCGTTGTATCTGCATTCGATGCCTCCAAGGCAAGAACTGACAAGAATCATATTTGTTTCTCCTCTCTTGCTTCGCTTGTCTCTATCATAAAATAAATGACTAATGTTGGGAGGCTTTTTCAGTTAAAAAAGGAGTTAAAAAGTTTGAAAATAAAAAATTTAATTTTTCTCTTTACAAACAGGGGGCAACCTGTATATAATTACTTTTGTCAGCTCGACGAGAACAAAAACGGCCCGTTGGTCAAGCGGTTAAGACACCGCCCTTTCACGGCGGTAACACGGGTTCGAATCCCGTACGGGTCACCATTTGGAGGATTAGCTCAGCTGGGAGAGCATCTGCCTTACAAGCAGAGGGTCGGCGGTTCGAGCCCGTCATCCTCCACCATCTTGCCGGTGTAGCTCAATTGGTAGAGCAACTGACTTGTAATCAGTAGGTTGGGGGTTCAAGTCCTCTTGCCGGCACTGTTTTTCTTAATATGAATATGGAGGGGTAGCGAAGTGGCTAAACGCGGCGGACTGTAAATCCGCTCCCTCAGGGTTCGGCAGTTCGAATCTGCCCCCCTCCACCATTGTTGGGCTATAGCCAAGCGGTAAGGCAACGGACTTTGACTCCGTCATGCGTTGGTTCGAATCCAGCTAGCCCAGTCACAGACACCTTTGACCAAAAGGTGTCTTTTTTCTTTTTTTAAAAATCATTCCAACTTCTAACTATTCAGTCTGTATAATAATTTTAAAAATATGTTAAGGTAGTTTATTCACGAATTACCATCTACACCCTGCCAAAAATTTGTTAAACTTATTTTATAAAAAAGTTGAAACCTTTTGAAACGAAGCTCGTATACATACAGACCGGTGAAGGCAGAGGTTAGATAAATATGGAAATGATGATTAAAAAGAGAATTAAGCAAGTCAAAAAAGGCGACCAAAATGCATTTGCGGACATCGTAGATATATACAAGGATAAAATTTATCAGCTTTGCTACCGTATGCTTGGCAATGTGCATGAGGCGGAGGATATTGCACAGGAGGCTTTCATCAGAGCGTACGTTAATATCGACAGTTTTGATATTAACCGGAAATTTTCAACTTGGCTTTACCGAATTGCCACCAATTTGACCATTGACCGCATTCGCAAAAAGAAGCCGGATTATTACCTCGATGCAGAGGTGGCTGGTACGGAAGGCTTGACCATGTATTCACAAATCGCCGCAGATGGGGTTTTGCCTGAAGATGCAGTTGTGTCGCTGGAGCTCTCTAACACGATTCAGCAGAAAATTTTAAAGCTTCCTGACAAATACAGAACAGTCATCGTATTAAAGTATATTGACGAACTCTCATTAATTGAAATCGGCGAGATTCTGAACATTCCTGTGGGGACTGTAAAAACGCGGATTCACAGAGGCAGAGAGGCTCTCAGAAAACAATTAAGGGATCTTTAAGTGGGGTGATGAAATGAGCTGTCCTGAACAAATTGTGCAGCTTATGCATATGCATCTTGATGGAGATATCCTTCCAAAAGATGAACACGTATTAAAGGAACATCTTGAGACATGCGAGAAATGCAGAAAGCATTTTTATGAGATGGAAAAATCCATAGCGCTCGTCCGGAGCACATCGCATGTTGAAGCCCCCGCGAATTTTACCGCTAACGTCATGGCAAAATTGCCTAAGGAGAAGAAAAGAGCTTCTGTGAAAAGATGGTTCAGATCCCATCCCGTTATCGCAGCTGCTGCGGTATTCATCATTTTGATGGGCGGAGGTTTTTTTAACAGCTGGCATAATGACCACAATTTCAGCGTGTCCAAGCAGCCGAATCTTGTGGTGCATAACAACACTGTGATCGTGCCTGAAGGTGAGACGGTCAAAGGTGATGTCACTGTCAAAAACGGCAAGCTGATTATTAAAGGAAAAATAGACGGAGATGTGACCGTCGTAAATGGCGAAAAGTATATGGCCTCTGCTGGACAAGTCACCGGTCAGATTGAAGAAATCAATCAGTTGTTCGACTGGACATGGTACAAAATGAAGTCAGCGGGGAAAAGTGTACTGAATGCATTGGATCCAAACGAAAAAGAGTAAAGCGCGCAAGTCGCTTTGCTCTTTTTTTACGGGCTGAAAGGGCTGGCACATTTCACTTGCCAAATCGAAATGTGGTATAATGGGCTCGCTATGTAAAGTACATATGCGTAACACGTAAAACACAAAATACGAAATGACTGAATTCTTGGAGGACGAGGAAATGGCTTTTGAGGATATCCCTTTTTTGCAGTACCTCGGCAATGCCGTTGATATTCTCCTTGTTTGGTATGTGATATATAAATTGATTATGGTGATACGCGGCACGAAAGCGGTTCAGCTGTTAAAAGGAATTGTCGTGATCGTGCTTGTCCGTATGGCCAGCCAATACTTGGGCCTCAGCACGCTTCAATGGCTGATGGACCAAGCGATAACATGGGGATTTTTAGCAATTATTATTATTTTCCAGCCTGAGCTGAGAAGAGCGCTTGAACAGCTTGGCCGCGGCCGCTTTTTTTCAAGGAGCGGCACGCCTGTAGAGGAAGCGCAGCAGAAAACGATTGAGGCCATCACAAAAGCGATCAATTATATGGCGAAACGACGTATAGGCGCCCTGCTGACCATTGAGCGGGATACCGGAATGGGGGATTATATTGAGACCGGCATACCATTGAACGCCAAAGTCAGCTCTGAGCTGCTGATCAATATTTTTATTCCGAACACCCCGCTTCATGACGGCGCGGTGATTATGAAGAATAATGAAATTGCCGCTGCCGCATGTTATTTGCCGCTTTCTGAAAGCCCGTTTATTTCAAAAGAACTGGGTACGCGGCACAGGGCGGCTGTCGGCATCAGTGAAGTAACAGACAGTTTGACGATTATTGTGTCTGAAGAGACCGGCGGCGTCAGTGTGGCGAAGAACGGCGACCTTCACAGAGAGCTGACAGAAGAAGCACTGAAAGAAATGCTTGAAGCCGAGTTTAAGAAAAACACCAGAGACACTTCTTCTAACCGCTGGTATTGGAGGGGCAAGAAAAATGGATAAATTCTTAAACAACCGCTGGGCTGTGAAAATTATCGCTCTGCTTTTCGCGCTCTTGCTTTATGTGGCGGTTAACAGCAATCAAGCACCGACTCCGAAAAAACCGGGTGAATCTTTCTTTCCGACATCAACGACTGATGAAGCAACACTGACCGATATTCCGGTCAAAGCGTATTATGATGATGAAAATTACGTCGTAACAGGTGTGCCGCAAACGGTTAATGTCACGATAAAGGGTTCGACAAGCGCCGTAAAAAAGGCAAGGCAGACCAAGAACTTTGAAATATATGCCGACATGGAGAATTTGAAAACCGGCACACATAAGGTCGAGCTTAAGGCCAAAAACGTGTCGGATGGGCTGACAATCTCAATCAATCCGTCTGTTACGACAGTGACCATTCAAGAACGGACGACCAAAAGCTTTCCCGTAGAAGTGGAGTATTATAATAAAAGCAAGATGAAAAAAGGCTATTCTCCGGAGCAGCCGATTGTCAGTCCGAAACAAGTGCAGATTACCGGATCTAAAAATGTGATCGATAATATTTCTCTTGTGAAAGCTTCAGTGAATTTGGAAAACGCAGATGAAACGATTGAAAAGGAAGCGAAAGTGACTGTCTATGATAAGGATGGAAACGCGCTTCCTGTTGATGTAGAGCCCTCGGTCATCAAGATTACCGTTCCGGTGACGAGTCCGAGTAAAAAAGTACCCTTTAAGATTGAACGGACAGGAAGCCTCCCTGACGGTGTCAGCATAGCGAATATTGAATCCAGCCCCAGTGAGGTAACGGTTTACGGCTCGCAGGATGTGTTGGATTCTCTTGAATTTATTGACGGCGTCAGCTTAGATTTAAGCAAAATCAACAAGGATTCCGATATCGAGGCAGATATTCCGCTGCCTGACGGCGTCAAAAAAATCTCGCCGTCAAAGGTGACATTGCATATAGAAGTTGATAGTGAAGCGGATCAGAAGTTTGAGAATGTCTCTATAAAGACTGTAGGGCTGAGCAGCTCACAAAACATTGAATTTCTTGATCCTGAGTCACAGGCTATAGATGTGACGGCTAAAGGCTCACCCGCCAATATAAAAAAACTGAAGAAATCAGATATAGAATTGTATGTGAATGTTTCAGATTTAGAGGACGGGGAGCATAGCGTAAAGCTTGAAGTGAACGGGCCGCAGAATGTAACCTGGTCCTTGGGGCAGAAAAACGCCAAGATCAAGCTGACGTCCCAAAAAAGCAATACATCAACGAATGATAAGAGCAGCAATACATCAGGGAAACAGGATGACACAGATAAACAAACGAATGATCAAGATAACAAGCAGCAAGAAGATACAACGGACACTGATAAAAACAGCAATGATCAAAAACAAGACGAAAATAAAGATCAAAACCAAGATCAGGATGAGGACGAATCCACTGCGGATTCACAATCCTCATCAGAATAAAAAAGGAGCGATTATAAAATGGGCAAGTATTTTGGAACAGACGGTGTAAGAGGTGTCGCCAATAGTGAGCTTACACCTGAGCTGGCCTTTAAAGTCGGACGTTTCGGCGGGTATGTGCTGACAAAAGACAAACAACGTCCAAAAGTGCTGATAGGCCGCGATACACGGATCTCCGGCCATATGCTGGAGGGAGCCCTTGTCGCCGGACTTTTATCCATTGGCGCAGAAGTCATGCGTCTGGGTGTCATTTCTACACCTGGTGTCTCTTATTTAACAAAGGCAATGGATGCAGAGGCAGGCGTCATGATTTCTGCTTCTCATAACCCAGTGCAGGATAACGGCATCAAGTTTTTCGGGGGAGACGGATTTAAGCTATCTGATGAACAGGAAGCTGAAATTGAGCGCCTGATGGACGAACCGGAGGATAAGCTGCCAAGACCGGTCGGAGCCGATCTCGGGCTTGTAAACGACTATTTTGAAGGCGGACAAAAATATTTGCAGTTCTTAAAGCAGACTGCTGATGAAGATTTCACGGGCATTCATGTGGCGTTGGACTGCGCGCATGGCGCGACATCGTCCTTGGCGACACACCTGTTTGCTGATTTAGATGCAGATGTTTCAACAATGGGAACTTCCCCGAACGGATTAAACATTAATGACGGCGTCGGATCGACTCATCCGGAAGCGCTCAGCGCGTTTGTCAAAGAGAAAAACGCTGATCTCGGGCTTGCGTTCGACGGTGACGGCGACCGCCTGATTGCTGTTGATGAAAAAGGAAATATTGTTGATGGCGACCAAATCATGTACATATGCTCAAAACACTTGAAAACAGAGGGCCGTTTGAAGGATGATACAGTGGTTTCAACCGTGATGAGCAACCTCGGTTTCTATAAGGCGCTCGAAAAAGAAGGCATCAAAAGCGTACAGACGGCTGTCGGCGATCGCTACGTAGTAGAAGCGATGAAAAAAGATGGCTACAATGTCGGCGGAGAGCAGTCAGGACATCTGATTTTCCTTGACTACAACACGACAGGGGATGGATTATTATCCGCTATTATGCTGATGAACACATTGAAAGCGACAGGCAAGCCGCTGTCAGAACTCGCGGCTGAAATGCAGAAGTTCCCGCAGCTGTTAGTCAATGTGAGAGTAACTGATAAATATAAAGTCGAAGAAAATGAAAAAGTAAAAGCTGTTATTTCTGAAGTTGAAAAAGAAATGAACGGCGACGGCCGCATTTTGGTGCGTCCTTCAGGCACTGAACCGCTAGTCCGTGTTATGGCTGAAGCGAAGACGAAAGAACTCTGCGATGAGTATGTCAATCGCATTGTTGAAGTCGTCCGGTCAGAAATGGGATTGGAGTAACGAAGTCTATCATCAGAGAGCGAACAAGACAAGCGAGACTTACATATGATAATTGTGAGACATACGGCAAAGTTGTTTAAAAAACAATTGACCGTTCATGGCACATGCTGTAAAATCAAGCTTGTCTTGTTCTTATTTTCTCTGGGAAGAAAAGACGGGATTATTGCGTCACCTATAATTATAGCGCCCGAACTAAGCGCCCGGAAAAAGGCTTAGTTGACGAGGATGGAGGTTATCGAATTTTCGGCGGATGCCTCCCGGCTGAGTGTGCAGATCACAGCCGTAAGGATTTCTTCAAACCAAGGGGGTGACTCCTTGAACAAAGAGAAATCACATGATCTTCCAAAAACATGTAGGAGGGGACGATTGAAAGTCCCCTTGAAATTTGACTTTCTTCGTCTCCTTTTACAATCTTAGGAGGAAGAAAATATGTGTGGAATCGTAGGTTATATCGGTCATCTTGATGCGAAGGAAATTTTGCTGAAAGGGTTAGAAAAGCTTGAGTACCGCGGATATGACTCTGCTGGTATCGCTGTTGCCAACGAGCAGGGGATTCATGTGTTCAAAGAAAAAGGACGCATTGCGGATCTTCGTGAAGTTGTGGATGCCAATGTAGAAGCGAAAGCCGGAATTGGCCATACTCGCTGGGCAACACATGGCGAACCAAGCTATCTAAACGCTCACCCGCATCAAAGCGCACTTGGCCGCTTTACACTTGTTCATAACGGCGTGATCGAGAACTATGTTCAGCTGAAACAAGAGTATTTACAAGATGTAGAGCTCAAAAGTGACACCGATACAGAAGTAGTTGTTCAAGTAATCGAGCAATTTGTCAACGGAGGTCTTGATACAGAAGAAGCGTTCCGCAAAACACTTACACTGTTAAAAGGCTCTTATGCAATTGCTTTATTCGACAACGATAACAGAGAAACGATTTTTGTAGCGAAAAACAAAAGCCCTCTATTAGTCGGTCTTGGAGATACATTCAACGTTGTAGCATCTGATGCGATGGCGATGCTTCAAGTAACCAACGAATACGTAGAGCTGATGGATAAAGAAATGGTCATCGTCACTGATGATCAAGTTGTCATCAAAAACCTTGATGGTGACGTCATTTCACGTGCGTCTTATATCGCTGAGCTGGATGCCAGTGATATCGAAAAAGGCACGTACCCTCACTACATGTTGAAAGAAACGGATGAGCAGCCTGTTGTTATGCGCAAAATCATCCAAACATATCAAGATGAAAACGGCAAACTGTCTGTACCTGGCGATATCGCTGCCGCTGTAGCGGAAGCGGACCGCATCTATATCATTGGCTGCGGAACAAGCTACCATGCAGGACTTGTCGGTAAACAATATATTGAAATGTGGGCAAACGTGCCGGTTGAAGTACATGTAGCGAGTGAATTCTCTTACAACATGCCGCTTCTGTCTAAGAAACCGCTCTTCATTTTCCTTTCTCAAAGCGGAGAAACAGCAGACAGCCGCGCGGTTCTTGTTCAAGTGAAAGCGCTCGGACATAAAGCCCTGACAATCACAAACGTACCGGGATCAACGCTTTCTCGTGAAGCTGATTACACGTTGCTGCTTCATGCGGGTCCTGAAATCGCTGTTGCGTCAACGAAAGCATACACTGCGCAAATTGCTGTTCTTGCGGTTCTCGCATCTGTAGCTGCTGACAAAAACGGCATTGATATCGGATTTGACCTCGTCAAAGAACTCGGTATCGCTGCGAACGCAATGGAAGCCCTTTGCGACCAGAAAGACGAAATGGAAATGATCGCCCGTGAATACTTGACTGTATCCAGAAACGCTTTCTTCATCGGACGCGGCCTTGACTACTTCGTATGTGTCGAAGGCGCACTGAAGCTGAAAGAGATTTCTTACATCCAGGCAGAAGGCTTTGCCGGAGGAGAACTGAAGCACGGCACAATTGCCTTGATCGAACAAGGTACACCAGTATTCGCACTGGCCACACAAGAGCACGTAAACCTAAGCATCCGCGGAAACGTCAAAGAAGTTGCCGCTCGCGGAGCAAACACATGCATTATCTCACTGAAAGGCTTAGACGATGCGGATGACAGATTCGTACTGCCGGAAGTAAACCCAGCGCTTGCTCCGTTGGTATCTGTTGTTCCACTGCAGCTGATCGCTTACTATGCTGCGCTGCATCGCGGCTGTGATGTTGATAAACCTCGTAACCTTGCGAAGAGTGTTACTGTGGAATAAATTGTTTAACCCCTTTGGTTGTTTAGCCAAGGGGGTTTTTTTGTACCTCCGCAGTTTATAAGTGAAACGGATATTTTTTTTACTATCTCCGTATTCCAACACCAAAATCTGATTCCCACTGAATTAGAATAGGAGTTTTAGTTG
Proteins encoded:
- a CDS encoding GNAT family N-acetyltransferase codes for the protein MTLDISLSFYKPEHLPELQSFTLNNDDKRFTSLPNEVLSQALGMQDRYPVVILKDDLPVGFFILHTSKETLAPYSNNPFALLLSSLSLNAVHQGKGYAKKAMLKLPAFVSGYFPWCDEMILAVNHLNTRAKHLYMKSGFLDKGRRRIGPLGEQLILHYFLSS
- the sigW gene encoding RNA polymerase sigma factor SigW, with amino-acid sequence MEMMIKKRIKQVKKGDQNAFADIVDIYKDKIYQLCYRMLGNVHEAEDIAQEAFIRAYVNIDSFDINRKFSTWLYRIATNLTIDRIRKKKPDYYLDAEVAGTEGLTMYSQIAADGVLPEDAVVSLELSNTIQQKILKLPDKYRTVIVLKYIDELSLIEIGEILNIPVGTVKTRIHRGREALRKQLRDL
- the cdaR gene encoding CdaA regulatory protein CdaR yields the protein MDKFLNNRWAVKIIALLFALLLYVAVNSNQAPTPKKPGESFFPTSTTDEATLTDIPVKAYYDDENYVVTGVPQTVNVTIKGSTSAVKKARQTKNFEIYADMENLKTGTHKVELKAKNVSDGLTISINPSVTTVTIQERTTKSFPVEVEYYNKSKMKKGYSPEQPIVSPKQVQITGSKNVIDNISLVKASVNLENADETIEKEAKVTVYDKDGNALPVDVEPSVIKITVPVTSPSKKVPFKIERTGSLPDGVSIANIESSPSEVTVYGSQDVLDSLEFIDGVSLDLSKINKDSDIEADIPLPDGVKKISPSKVTLHIEVDSEADQKFENVSIKTVGLSSSQNIEFLDPESQAIDVTAKGSPANIKKLKKSDIELYVNVSDLEDGEHSVKLEVNGPQNVTWSLGQKNAKIKLTSQKSNTSTNDKSSNTSGKQDDTDKQTNDQDNKQQEDTTDTDKNSNDQKQDENKDQNQDQDEDESTADSQSSSE
- the glmS gene encoding glutamine--fructose-6-phosphate transaminase (isomerizing), translated to MCGIVGYIGHLDAKEILLKGLEKLEYRGYDSAGIAVANEQGIHVFKEKGRIADLREVVDANVEAKAGIGHTRWATHGEPSYLNAHPHQSALGRFTLVHNGVIENYVQLKQEYLQDVELKSDTDTEVVVQVIEQFVNGGLDTEEAFRKTLTLLKGSYAIALFDNDNRETIFVAKNKSPLLVGLGDTFNVVASDAMAMLQVTNEYVELMDKEMVIVTDDQVVIKNLDGDVISRASYIAELDASDIEKGTYPHYMLKETDEQPVVMRKIIQTYQDENGKLSVPGDIAAAVAEADRIYIIGCGTSYHAGLVGKQYIEMWANVPVEVHVASEFSYNMPLLSKKPLFIFLSQSGETADSRAVLVQVKALGHKALTITNVPGSTLSREADYTLLLHAGPEIAVASTKAYTAQIAVLAVLASVAADKNGIDIGFDLVKELGIAANAMEALCDQKDEMEMIAREYLTVSRNAFFIGRGLDYFVCVEGALKLKEISYIQAEGFAGGELKHGTIALIEQGTPVFALATQEHVNLSIRGNVKEVAARGANTCIISLKGLDDADDRFVLPEVNPALAPLVSVVPLQLIAYYAALHRGCDVDKPRNLAKSVTVE
- the rsiW gene encoding anti-sigma-W factor RsiW is translated as MSCPEQIVQLMHMHLDGDILPKDEHVLKEHLETCEKCRKHFYEMEKSIALVRSTSHVEAPANFTANVMAKLPKEKKRASVKRWFRSHPVIAAAAVFIILMGGGFFNSWHNDHNFSVSKQPNLVVHNNTVIVPEGETVKGDVTVKNGKLIIKGKIDGDVTVVNGEKYMASAGQVTGQIEEINQLFDWTWYKMKSAGKSVLNALDPNEKE
- the cdaA gene encoding diadenylate cyclase CdaA; this translates as MAFEDIPFLQYLGNAVDILLVWYVIYKLIMVIRGTKAVQLLKGIVVIVLVRMASQYLGLSTLQWLMDQAITWGFLAIIIIFQPELRRALEQLGRGRFFSRSGTPVEEAQQKTIEAITKAINYMAKRRIGALLTIERDTGMGDYIETGIPLNAKVSSELLINIFIPNTPLHDGAVIMKNNEIAAAACYLPLSESPFISKELGTRHRAAVGISEVTDSLTIIVSEETGGVSVAKNGDLHRELTEEALKEMLEAEFKKNTRDTSSNRWYWRGKKNG
- the glmM gene encoding phosphoglucosamine mutase, with the protein product MGKYFGTDGVRGVANSELTPELAFKVGRFGGYVLTKDKQRPKVLIGRDTRISGHMLEGALVAGLLSIGAEVMRLGVISTPGVSYLTKAMDAEAGVMISASHNPVQDNGIKFFGGDGFKLSDEQEAEIERLMDEPEDKLPRPVGADLGLVNDYFEGGQKYLQFLKQTADEDFTGIHVALDCAHGATSSLATHLFADLDADVSTMGTSPNGLNINDGVGSTHPEALSAFVKEKNADLGLAFDGDGDRLIAVDEKGNIVDGDQIMYICSKHLKTEGRLKDDTVVSTVMSNLGFYKALEKEGIKSVQTAVGDRYVVEAMKKDGYNVGGEQSGHLIFLDYNTTGDGLLSAIMLMNTLKATGKPLSELAAEMQKFPQLLVNVRVTDKYKVEENEKVKAVISEVEKEMNGDGRILVRPSGTEPLVRVMAEAKTKELCDEYVNRIVEVVRSEMGLE
- the murQ gene encoding N-acetylmuramic acid 6-phosphate etherase; translation: MSEPLNLHRLTTESRNSQTAGIYKATTLGILQMINNEDMKVAAAVQQVLPDIKTAVDCAYDSFQNGGRLIYTGAGTSGRLGVMDAVECPPTYSVSPDQVIGIMAGGPKAFLQAAEGIEDSEEAGAEDLKNIQLTSNDTVIAIAASGRTPYATGALTYARKVGAHTIALTSNENSAISKDADYSIEVVVGPEAITGSTRMKAATAHKMILNMISTAVMVKIGKVYENLMVDVNVSNIKLKERAISIIQSLTNASYKTARNTLEQANHHVKTAIVMLKTSADQEQAKTLLNEANGFIDKAIENYQS
- a CDS encoding DUF523 domain-containing protein, with amino-acid sequence MILVSSCLGGIECRYNGSHAASENIRKLVDENKAVMVCPELLGGFSTPREPAEIIGGTGEDVLNGTAKIVTASGEDVTDLYMKGALKTLAYAKEINASAVILKENSPSCGSGFIYNGTFSGRKITGNGVTAALLKQAGYRVISENQLDDIL